TAGAGGCAGGAGTAATGAATATGGTATTGGAGTTTGGGATCAAATCACTGGTAAACAGATAGATTTCTTTTATGAAACTCCGGGTTGGTCATTAGGCGATGCGGATAAATTACAATGGTTGAATGGAAGTAATTGTTTATTGGTTGCTACTTTGTTTCCTAGAAAAGATAATTGTTATATTAGTTTGTTAGATTTTAGAGCAAAGACTATGGTTTGGTCTTGGTCTGATATTGGTGCCCCAATAACTGTCGATGAGAAACGCGTTCGTGACGCTATAGCCATGGAGGATTGTAATGCTGTCTGTGTAGTGAATGAGTATGAGGATTTAGGGTTCATGGATTTGAGGATTAGTGGAGGAAGTGTGAGATGGAGCTCGAGGAGTCGATTGATGAAGGGGAAAATGCCCGATGAACCGTGTTATCCGAAACTGGCATTACATGAAGGGCAGTTGTTTTCGTCAATGGATGATTGCATTTCTGTGTTCTGTGGCCCTGACTGTGTTTTGACATCTAGGCTTCGGCGGAGTTATGGAGGTTCAATTTGCGATTTTTCAATCGGTGGGGATCGACTCTTTGCACTTCATAGTGAGGAAAATGTGTTTGATATTTGGGAGACTCCACCTCCACCAATTATATGATTCAGCTTATAAGGTGTGCTTGGTTTTTGCAGTTAGTGTTTCTTACATTTTTGTATTAACCTTTTGCCACATATTTTCTCTTATAGATTATAGAAGATAGAAGATAATTGTCTGAGTAAACTTTTAGGTTAATGAAACATAGATAGGTATTGAAAGTGTGTTGTGTCTGTATATAGCTTTTAAGTTGACTGCCATTTGATTTAGAGCAATGAGTTGTATGGGATTTTCCCATTGTTATAGAAATGAACTGATTGCTTCAAACTAAACTAAAGtagaggattttttttttgatttttatgtcaATGATGCATAATTGCTTAAGCATCTCATTAGTTTATAATATCATGAAATATTGAATCCAACGTCTATTGATTTACACGCTATGTTGCACAAAAACTTACCAAGTCCTATATTTCGACTTTTCATTTCCGCTTCTGAAACACTTATGAAACTCTAAAACGTTattatttataacttattttataagAAATGTCATTTCGCCATTTCAACGTTTTCAGTTTAGCGTTCCGTGTTTGCACAACATGGTTTACTTGTTGAGAGAGGAGTGACAGAGAGAGATGATGTTGGCATGTGAACAGTTTCATCCACTGTAATGCTTTAAtaacaaacatatataatttGAGGCAGTTTCACTTGCTGCATAAAGTTGGATAATTTGCTTTATTTTCAGAGTTTGCTTTCATTTTAGTGTTATCATAATGGAATTTGAtaacctttttttaattttctggtACACCAAATCTGTTAGATGAGTATACCCACATCAACTAAATccaacttttcaccctttttcCCACTTAGGAATCTGAGACTGCAGAATTGTATTTTAAGTGTTACATCTATTTGTATCAAATCTTACAAAACTAATTCAAGAAGTATCTTTTTGTTTCTGCATTATTGAATTTCTAAATATtatatacgaaacaaattcatactaAATAAGCTCTATAGAAGGAAGTGCAGtacttttttagttttatatatgAATTTGTGTGAGAGAGAGTGAGAGATACTTTTTTGCATGTGAGAGCAGTTGATGAAGCAGCTATTTAACTGCTCTAAACAGAATTACATGGAGTAAGTAAGACCTAGCTTTTTATGCCAATAAGCTTTTCCAGTGCACCAAACATGCTAATGATTAATACACACATTTAGAGGTGTGTATTTGGTTCAAACCGAgctgaaattttgattttttttatgagaaaacaaaaatgactaattttgtaaaaatcttAGATATTTCAAATCGAACAAAATCAGTCGGTTTGTTTGATATATTGATTCAATTCGGTTATTTTAGTTCGGTTTGTGTCAAAAGTGAACTGAATTTTGTTTACTTCCAGTACTGAAAAAATAGACACAATCCAAATTTGTTGGTTAGGTTCGGTTATTTGGTTTCTTTTGACTTTTTGCACACCCGTGTGAGCGATTCAATCTTGCTCACAAACTACTCTCGGTTCGATAAAACTAATTCGaactcaaatttttaaagtttgtttAATAAACGAGTCAATTTCAATTTTAGTGATACTCGACTTGAAAGCTCGCGAATAAACTTCATATATTTATATGCTAATTtgatacatttattattttaagttttaaactataaatatttagtTTACATGTTTTTATTAAGAAGTAAATATATgatgaattatttaaaatctatttgtataaagaaatatatagtactattaaagtttttattaaattgctGAATCATttagtttggattaaatttactaaataaaaataaaactcgattgaaattattaaatttgtgaACTTTTAACGAGCTCGAGAAACACTTGATGTATAAACTCGAAACTCGACTTGAAAATGAATGAATCAATCTCAATTTTTTCACTACCCAACTTGACTATACTTCTTTACAGCCTACTCATAAGCACATTACCTTTTTATATTTGCTTTCTGCTATTCTTGAAATTGAACCTGCCCTTAAATTTTCCaaataattgtttatatttttcaataccAAATGATGCTAAATTAACCTTTTGTTGATGTTTTACATGAATTTTGAAAACTTGAACAAATCCATATAAATATGTCTAGTTGGAGACACAGCTCCATGGGCAAGCTTCAACCATTTGACCCATTAGTCTCTCTGTATttcatttatcatttaaaaagaaaaagatgcaCTGGAAAAAAAGAGAGACAAAGAATGCCAAACTTTACCTTTAGCTTCTGTtaaagtgttttttttaaaatggaaaatATGAGGAGTCTATATTTAATTAAggtttaatcattcaaaaacctcattttttctaatttttttagttaatatttatcTTTCATATTTGTCATTTAGTCTATATAAAccatcaatattttaaaaaatactaaaaatttgAGACTCTGGCAAATATGAACGATGTTTGAaactttttcaaaataaaataaaaaactcaaatttcaaaaaataaatacaactgtaattgaaaatataaaaaaggatGAACTTGaggtttttttatgtttgtgatgtaaatgaaaaaaatggaaaaggtgacatgttttaGATAATTAGGTCtttaattaacttattttttaatatttggagCATAATCTAAGTTGGCAATTGTCATGACTGATCTTTGGTGTCAGTGAGACATATGTTTCTGCAAAGAcagaaacaaatctgaacagtttttttttttctgacaGAAGATGGTTTCACAAATCTGAACAGttcacaagaaaaaaaaaagataaacaaatatttCAGTAATTTTAGTCAGTATAGGTATTTTCCTAATTTTGATGCTTGTGAGTCATATAAAAAGACACTGTAAGCTTGTGTGCATGTTATTACTGACAATTAACAAGATCCATAATATGAAATTTATGCAGAATATAATCATATGAATAGGTCCCATTTTGCAGGTACAATTTTTGTCTAATACAAGaactatatattaaaaataataataaaaagaaattgcATAAACTTCCAGGAAGCTTCATTCAGATTATTGTCCTCTCTATCAAAAAATTTGCAGTACATGTAAGGAATTGAAAATTCACAGTGAAACACGGATTTTCCGGTTGAGACCTAATTCAAACCTAATTTGACCTAAGAAATAAAGGATAATGGATAATTTAGGGAAACAAAAAGCTCTTAACCGAATAATCGGGTAAATTCAAGCGTAATCAGGCATCactctttttagaaattcaattgGTTGAGAGTCTTCAGGTGCAAGCTTATTGAATGCAACATAATTTTCTTCCTCGTCATAGACATGACACAATGTCATTATCGTCTTCATCAATCGCCAGTTCCACGTAGCCTCGTTTAAATACTGTTACAAGCATGGAAGGAGGAGTTTAAATATCATAACAgcttaatgattttttttcctcCCGTGGCGGGAGATGGGATTAGATCTTCACTTTGCTTATTTCTTTTCAGTATTAAAAAGAGCGGAAAAGAAATAGAAACTTCAATTCTTATTTTGAGAAGTAAAATGATCATACCTTTCCCCAATTCTCTTGAATTGATTTATGAGCAGCAGGTAGATTATAGCTCGGGATCTTTGAAGAAATGTGATGGGGTATGTGCACATTGATATTATGACAGAGGATCTCAATCCTGCAAATAACAAAGAAGAAAATCAATATTCTTTCGATTTGTTAAGCTAGTAAGAGGTATTTATATATAAGCACCCACTATCAAGCGTCTCATCTCGGCCAACAACCACAAATTGGTTTACAGCTCTGTATTTCCCTAATCTATGGTCATTATGATAAGAAGTACTAGAATATCTTGTTTTACTCAGCTTAGAGATTACCTGTGAATTCTTATGCAAATAGAATAACAGACTAATGAAAGAGCTGTCAAATACAAATTCATTATCTAATTCTAATAACAACGTTTTGAAGAATATTTCGTAAGTCTGTTCAAGATCAGAACTGTGAAGAGAATAAACACGGAAGCAGAAACAACTTATTACCAGCGAGGGTAACCGCAATGCACAGTTCCATTTAGTTGGGCCTGAGCTGCATTCCACTTGTCCGAAGATTTAAAAGGAATATGAGGAGCTGTATGATGCACCATTGTGAAAGTACTCATCTATAAAGTACAAggaaaagaataataattagATGCAAGGATGAAAAAACGCAATTCATTCAATAAGTCATACAGCTACGCAAACCGTAGAAATCAAAGAGTTTGATAATGAGCAATACAAGGACGAAGTTAAGGAAAAGCATTGTGATGCAATTCAAATTATTGTTATCACATCAACAACATTAACTCATACATTACATTCTTCATAGTGAAATATTAGTGTCATTTCACTATAGAATATGAGCCAAATACACCAAAAGGAAAAATGATTTGATCCTGAGAATCACTGTAGAGATGGAACAAGCCAGTAATCTGAAtgaaattttaactaaaaaaaagacAGCACCATTACCCAAAAgtgataacctaaccatggcaTCAGCCAGAACTTGATCCAACCCATGATCCCTGTTTTATATACGATTAATGGCCATCCTATCGCCATAAATGCAAAGACACACGCCAGACTTATCTTCACTCTTTGAACTTCATTGGGTCGGAACTTTTTTATGTCAAAGTGACAGATCAACCTGTTTGGATTCATTTTGGAACAGTTATATACTGAAGTGAATAGCAACATTTGAACATAGTTTAAAAGCAACTGCTGAAAAGATATGAATGAGAAGTATTGAAGGAACATGAGGTAGTTAGAAAAAATGTAGTTCTTGAGACAAATGTTATATTATCAGCAGTATACCAGTGAGCTATAGACATCCAAGCCCTAAATGGGCCATATCCATATATAATTGCCTTACGCAACAAAGGGGATGAATCAAATTCCTCTTTCCAAACAGGCTGCCATGCTGTATCTTCAAACAACCTATAAATAAGAACGAAGAATTCAGAATCTCAAATTAATGATCAAACAATTTCAGCTAATCTGAATGTGAAGTGTGGAGTATGGACTTTGTGAATCAGTACACAAACAAGCCACGTCCACTATTCCATCAGTTCAGGACTGttgaattttgataaaatattccTCCCCAGTTCATTAGGATGCTTATATCTAGTTACACAATTAGGACACGTGAAGTGGAATTACTTCTACAGAAATGAAGAAACGAAATAAAATGTGTTACTAACATGTTTGTTTTTGCATGATGCCTGTCGTGCTTAAATCTCCATGGCTCATATGGATATATTAGAGGCAGAAAAGCAAGAGTTCCTACTATGTCTTCCACAAATTTGTTCTTTGAAAAAGACTTGTGAGCACAATCATGCCCTATAACGAAGAACTTAATAAAGGAACAAAAACGAAATAAGAATGTTAACAAAGATGCATATCTGATGAGAGGATGTTAAATAAGACGTAAATCCTCTCATAAAAGTAACAAAAAGAAGACTGAAGTAGCAACATATCTAAAGAAAAAGATGTGAATGGACTAACCCCAGTAACTGCAGTCCCCGTCCACGCCCAAGCAAAAGGAAGTAGATACCATGGGGCCTTTGAAATCATAAAAAGCCCTAGAGCATAGGAAGTGACTGATATCATAACTGTCTTCCATGCTTTCACATTGTCAATCTCAAAAACCTTACGACCAAAATTTTTAAGaagaaaacaacaataaaaagaTTAGTATTTGAATAGCAGTAATTTCCTGTCATTAATGTCAAGTAATCAACTTTAATTCTTTGATTCAAAAGTATCCAGGGCATTAGCCTTGTTAAAAGTGAAAAAAGGGGCTACCAGAAAAAACCTATTGAAGCGGCATTTTAGAAAAGGGAAATCCACGGGCAGTCTTAtgcttcataatttttttgcatGAAGATGTCGTTAGCCCTCAAAAGTATTAAGGGCCTAAGCCTAAGCGTTgttaaacgttaacaaaagggGCTACAACATAATCCTATTGAAGCAGCACTTTGGAGAAGGGAAATCTTGAGATGGTCTTATGCTTCATCATTTTTTTCACAAAGATGTTGTTATTAGCCCTCAAATACTTTAAAGTAATGTCGCAGGACAGGACAGAATAATACACTGATCACCCCAAGAAAGAAACCCACTTGGGCATACAAAAGTTTGATCATAGTTTTGACATAGTAACACAGTAGCACTGAATATTTGGCTCCAAGTGAGAAGCTTATTCAGCACCATACTCCCTTCTGATCAAATGCCAATGCCATACATTCGGCTACATTCATTTATCAGCTAATCCATGGTACAAACTTTTAAGCAACTACTTCTTTTTGGACTCTTGTGCCACTTAAAATTGTTAACCGACTATTGGTACTAGCAGAATTTCCATGGATGCTCAGAGTGGCAATACATTAACAAATtgaaccattttaaaagcagtgAAAATGAAAAGTATGATTCAGCTCTAAAAATAAGTCACCTTTTTGGGCAGAGTATCAATGATTTCCCTTAATGTAACATTTCCAGGAAGTGGTTCTCCAATTTGACTAAAGCCATAACTTTCTGCTAACTGTTTTCTGTACTCAGCACTGTCAGCTGAAGATGGTGCTACCGGCGTGGCCACAGCTTGTACAGGTCTACTTTTTCTCGAGTAGAACaaacaattttttcttttatctccCTTCAAAAGCAGCCTCTCCCAAGTTAAGGGATAGATACCTGGCCACCAAAAAGAGAATTAGAATGTGGCAATGACAACAAATGAGAGAATAATACGAGCAGCGACTCTCCACAAAAACAGGAAGCCTGCACCTTTTCCGAATTCAAAGATGAACACATACTAATACGAACCAGTCCATCAGATGAATTTACTACTTGAAAGTGCCATAATCACAATGATGAGCAAGTAAATTGATGAAGTCAAGAAGCTGAGTTCTTTTACACATGAGTGAAATTACAGTACTGCTCAGACCAATATAAGTTTTGGGCACCATGTACAAAGTTCAAATATAAGAGTCCACACCATGTTTTTCTAATATCTTAGCAGACACAGAgagaaaattaacaaaattggAGGAAAAACAACACCACATGAAGCTTGAACTAGAGATAAAACAAACCCAACTCCACATTTGgtccaaattaattaaaagaaagaaagaaaagtaCCTAGAGAATTAGGGGCAGCAATTTTTTGAGTCCTAATTGGCCGTGGTTGGGTGCCCTGAAACTCAACCAAAAAACCCAACACCataaaaaaacagaaacaaaatGGGAAAGTAGAATCTTTAGATATTATACGAATAAATGAATAGAAATACCATGGAGAGGAAAACAGAATCTGAAATCCTGAAAGCCATTAGAAGCTAAAAAAGCAGGAACCAATCCTTGTTCTTGAGTGAGAGAGGCTGTGGTATCCTCTCTCCTGGTTGCTAAGGACAAAAGGGCTGTAGAGTTGGATTGAATGCAGCCATTTATTAGTTGCTGCACTGTACTGCAGTATTTCCCATTTGTGGCTGCTGCTCTTCCATCTCATTTATAAACTCCAAGTCCTGCCGTCTCATTTCTTTGGTTCCAAAAGAGCCTTattgtatatataataaaatgttttgaaccGATAATTAtgatgattaattaaataattgtatatttgtactaataattatatctaaaaatatctaaaaattaaaatatttgaattatttttacgatattaatttaaatttagatacAATAATTATAAATCTTTTGACAATAACATAGGAAAGTTATAAATTTTGgacaacaatatcaaaaattgaagactttttatggattttttaaattataaagtaatttatcataattacCCGTTTTGTGCCAAATTGACAGTCACATTCAATTTTTGTTCGTTTCAAATTATAGATTCTcagttattataatttaatacatttttgatatttatttttatcctaattttgtttatcaatttgggacaaacaaattataatataagAGTCTAAAAATTAGTACCTTGAACTTTCATCATATattcttaaatcaaaacagattTTGTTCGAGAGTATAATTCAGAAAATTTAACAAAAGCTACAGGGCgggcaattttttttttttgtctcttGCAGGCAAAAATAATACGTCGAAAGTGATAGTTTCATATATTCTACTAATTTGTATCATGATGTGTTTTAAATTGCCCATCGATGTATTGCAATTATGGCTGGGTTAAAATGGacaaaaacgaaaaaaataataatactcatTCCGTCCCGTTTAATAAGGGACAAATGAgtttttttacataaattaaaaaagcattaactactataatatttttttatttttttctatttataatagtgttgtattttatatatagaccaatagttattaattatggaaaaagaaaaggaggtaaaaaagtaaaattcatataatttggCATAAAAAAACGATATGACCTTCTTaaatggacaaataaaaatgaaatatgtcccttcttaaatagGACGGAGGCAGTACTTAAacgtaaataaaataataagaaattaaaGATTCGCATTCTTGATATCTccaataaattaatcaaaaaacgCCTCTAAAAAAAACAACGTGGCAGTTTGTCTATATCTGTCTCCACGTTATAAAACTCGCGATTAAGTTAAATTGAGAAATTCTTACCTAGTTCCGGTCCATAAATTTTCCAAGCacctatccaatgaggtgttaaaaaatctaacataattctcttttcttattattttatcttttttctcatttttctaacacctcattaTAGGTTCATGAATTTTTCATGGTACGAGTCTAGGTAAGAACTTCCCAAATTATAGATTAGCTGACATGTCGGCAGCTAGTGGTATCCACGTCATGAAACCCGCCATTGAGGAGAAGTTAGGTGAGTGTCAGCAAGAACACCAGATTTCATTTCACATTCAAACTAactaaaacaaaccaaacaaacACCAACTCAAAATCTAAATCAAATTATCCATTTCTCAATCGAAATAGAAATTTCTAACTCGATCGAAATTTAACGAAAGTACAGTGAACAAActgtttgattaatttaattttgtaactTAAACGTTTCCAAGGAAAACAAATGGCGTTATTTCGAAAATTGTTCTACAGGAAACCACCTGACGGCTTGCTTGAGATCTGTGAACGTGTTTACGGTGCGTTTTACTCTCCCTTTCCttactttgaatttgttttagttttgattGTTGCTTTTGGTAATTAACCGCATGTAATTGTATTAGAATTCAGGATATCTTAATTACAGTTCAATTTGGAATTTTAGTTGATGATAAAGAAATTTGAATGAAATGGCAATTTGGTTAATTTTCATGTCATGAATAATGACAAGCTATATTTCCTGTATAGTGTTTGATTACTGCTTCATTACTGATGAGAATTATAGAACCTATAAGAATTGCAGTTAATATGGAAATTTAGTTGATGATACAAATTTGGAAGAATATTTCAATTTGGTTAATTTACAGTACATGAATAATGACAAGCTATAATTCATGTATAGTGTTTGATTACTGCTTCATTACTGATGCTTGGCAAGAGGAGAATTATAGAAGCTATATGAGTGGAATTGTTGGTCAACTTAAAGAACATTTTCCTGATGCTTCATTCTTGGCTTTCAATTTCCGCGAGGGTGATACTCCAACCCAGCTTGCTAATATCTTGTCTGACTTTGATATGACCATTATGGAGTACCCTCGGCAATACGAAGGTTGCCCGTTAATCAAAATGGAGCTGATTCATCATTTTTTAAGATCAGGTGAAAGTTGGCTTTCGCTTGGCCATAACAACTTGCTTCTTATGCATTGTGAACGGGGCGGTTGGCTCGTACTTGCCTTTATGCTGGCAGCGTTGCTTATTTATAGGAAGCAGTATAGCGGAGAGCAGAAGACCCTTGATATGATATATAGACAGGCTCCTCGTGAGCTTCTGCATTTGCTGTCACCATTAAATCCTCTTCCTTCTCAATTGAGGTATCTACAATATGTTTCGAGGAGGAATGTGGCTTCGGAATGGCCTCCACTCGATAGAACTGTTACAATGGATTGCattattttaagatttattCCAAATTTTGACGGGCATGGAGGTTGCTGTCCGGTATTTCGAATATACGGGCATGCTCCTTCAGACGAGTCTGCCAACGTTGGGTGCCTAACTCCTCGTAAAGGAAAAAATATCCGGGCTTATAAGCAGGTAATTTACATCCTTATCATAATGTGCTTTGCTTGCTCATCTCTTGCTCGTGTTCTTTTTGGTATTATTTTTTGGGTTCCCTATGGTTTGTTTTGCTCCACAAGCTTCTGCAGAATTGGTCCTGCCTTCAAATATATGATTGTCGAAACTCGTTCTATTATATTGCAGACAGAATGTGAACTAGTTAAGATTGACATCAATTGTCGAATCCAAGGCGATGTTGTGCTGGAGTGTGTTAGCTTAAATGATGATATGGAACATGAACGGATGATGTTTCGAGCTGTGTTTAACACAGCTTTTATTAGGTCAAACATCTTGATACTTAATCGAGatgaaattgatattttatgggATGCTAAGGATCATTTTCCAAAGGACTTCAGAGCAGAGGTATGAGTCCTTTCCATATTTAGCATAGACAATTCTGGTGCTAATTCATTCTTGCTTATGCGTGTCAGTGTgtgtatttttctaactttacATGTATTATCCATGTGAAGATTCTTTTCTCAGAGATGGATGCTGCTGATTCCATTGTTGCAGTAGATTTCCCTCGCATTGAGGAAAAGGAAGGTCTAACAGAGGAAGAATTTTATAAAGTTCATGAGATGTTTAACTCTGATGACTGGTACTCATCAGATATCGCACTTAATGTGCTTCAAGGTGCATCAAATATTCTCCAAGAAAAATTGGAAGCTGATTTGCAACAAGGTAGACAAAATAGTCCTCTAAGCCCTAGAAGTCCTCAAAGTCTTGAAAGAAGTCCTCGAAAGCGTCGAGAGAGAAAGAAGCGCACGGCTTTTGATAGTGAGATCAAGAGTTTCATGCTGTCAGCACAACAGATTGAGTCTGTACACTCGCCAAAATCATCAACAGATTTTAATGCTGATATAGTGGAGGAGACTAAGGACAAAGACATACAATCTGGCCTTCAAGTTACCATCCAGTCTGATAAGTGCGAGCGACCACATCAATTATCCTTAGATTCTACGACCAGACTTCTGTCGGATAATGTTGCCTCATTTGGGAGTCCTGAGTTCTATGATAAGATATCATCTACATATACTTTAAATCAAAACTTGCCAGGTGATAGAACTGAACCTGTGGATTCCTCAAGTGTTAATTTTTCACCATCAAAGCATCCATTGGGACCTGTCGTGAATTCAAGTGCCTCAAACTCTCTGCCCCCTTCAATTTCAAAAACAGTAGATCCTTTGCTTGCCAAAGAGACTAAAACTTATATTGGGGATAAATGTCAGTTATCATCAGAAAGAAGCCAACCTACCTCCAAGAATCAATCAACCATGCTTGTTCCTCCCAGTCCTCCTATCAAACTACCAATACCTCCTCCATTGTCACCTGTGGGGGAAAATGACGCCATTAAATGTGAACCTCCCACACCACCACCTCCTCCAACTCCACCTTTGAAGGAGAACCTTGCTGTTAGAGTTAGACCTCCTCCACCCCCGCCTCCTCCTCTTTGTTCGGTGCAGGTAGCCTCTTTGACAGTTTCATCACTGGCACCACCACCGCCCCCACCTCCATTCAACTCCTCTCGAGCTCCTTCCGCACCCCCTCCTCCATCTTCTGcacctcctcctccatcttttgCACCGCCAACTCCTGCACCGCCGTTCAGTTCTCCTTCCAGCACCAAGGGACGTTTGTCTCGTACAATAAGTTCAAGGAGCCATCAGACCAAGAAGTTGAAACCATTGCATTGGTTG
This region of Mercurialis annua linkage group LG1-X, ddMerAnnu1.2, whole genome shotgun sequence genomic DNA includes:
- the LOC126664899 gene encoding omega-6 fatty acid desaturase, chloroplastic isoform X1, with the protein product MAFRISDSVFLSMFQGTQPRPIRTQKIAAPNSLGIYPLTWERLLLKGDKRKNCLFYSRKSRPVQAVATPVAPSSADSAEYRKQLAESYGFSQIGEPLPGNVTLREIIDTLPKKVFEIDNVKAWKTVMISVTSYALGLFMISKAPWYLLPFAWAWTGTAVTGFFVIGHDCAHKSFSKNKFVEDIVGTLAFLPLIYPYEPWRFKHDRHHAKTNMLFEDTAWQPVWKEEFDSSPLLRKAIIYGYGPFRAWMSIAHWLICHFDIKKFRPNEVQRVKISLACVFAFMAIGWPLIVYKTGIMGWIKFWLMPWLGYHFWMSTFTMVHHTAPHIPFKSSDKWNAAQAQLNGTVHCGYPRWIEILCHNINVHIPHHISSKIPSYNLPAAHKSIQENWGKYLNEATWNWRLMKTIMTLCHVYDEEENYVAFNKLAPEDSQPIEFLKRVMPDYA
- the LOC126664899 gene encoding omega-6 fatty acid desaturase, chloroplastic isoform X2, with translation MAFRISDSVFLSMGTQPRPIRTQKIAAPNSLGIYPLTWERLLLKGDKRKNCLFYSRKSRPVQAVATPVAPSSADSAEYRKQLAESYGFSQIGEPLPGNVTLREIIDTLPKKVFEIDNVKAWKTVMISVTSYALGLFMISKAPWYLLPFAWAWTGTAVTGFFVIGHDCAHKSFSKNKFVEDIVGTLAFLPLIYPYEPWRFKHDRHHAKTNMLFEDTAWQPVWKEEFDSSPLLRKAIIYGYGPFRAWMSIAHWLICHFDIKKFRPNEVQRVKISLACVFAFMAIGWPLIVYKTGIMGWIKFWLMPWLGYHFWMSTFTMVHHTAPHIPFKSSDKWNAAQAQLNGTVHCGYPRWIEILCHNINVHIPHHISSKIPSYNLPAAHKSIQENWGKYLNEATWNWRLMKTIMTLCHVYDEEENYVAFNKLAPEDSQPIEFLKRVMPDYA
- the LOC126682946 gene encoding formin-like protein 18 isoform X1, which gives rise to MALFRKLFYRKPPDGLLEICERVYVFDYCFITDAWQEENYRSYMSGIVGQLKEHFPDASFLAFNFREGDTPTQLANILSDFDMTIMEYPRQYEGCPLIKMELIHHFLRSGESWLSLGHNNLLLMHCERGGWLVLAFMLAALLIYRKQYSGEQKTLDMIYRQAPRELLHLLSPLNPLPSQLRYLQYVSRRNVASEWPPLDRTVTMDCIILRFIPNFDGHGGCCPVFRIYGHAPSDESANVGCLTPRKGKNIRAYKQTECELVKIDINCRIQGDVVLECVSLNDDMEHERMMFRAVFNTAFIRSNILILNRDEIDILWDAKDHFPKDFRAEILFSEMDAADSIVAVDFPRIEEKEGLTEEEFYKVHEMFNSDDWYSSDIALNVLQGASNILQEKLEADLQQGRQNSPLSPRSPQSLERSPRKRRERKKRTAFDSEIKSFMLSAQQIESVHSPKSSTDFNADIVEETKDKDIQSGLQVTIQSDKCERPHQLSLDSTTRLLSDNVASFGSPEFYDKISSTYTLNQNLPGDRTEPVDSSSVNFSPSKHPLGPVVNSSASNSLPPSISKTVDPLLAKETKTYIGDKCQLSSERSQPTSKNQSTMLVPPSPPIKLPIPPPLSPVGENDAIKCEPPTPPPPPTPPLKENLAVRVRPPPPPPPPLCSVQVASLTVSSLAPPPPPPPFNSSRAPSAPPPPSSAPPPPSFAPPTPAPPFSSPSSTKGRLSRTISSRSHQTKKLKPLHWLKLTRAVHGSLWEEAQKCGEASKAPEIDMSELETLFSASISSSDNGKKSNMRGSLGQKVDKVQLIEHRRAYNCEIMLSKVKVPLNTLMGSVLALEDTALDMDQLENLIKFCPTKEEMELLKGYTGEKEKLGKCEQFFLELMQVPRVESKLRVFSFKMQFHAQVSDLRNSLNVVNSTAEEIRNSAMLKKVMQTILSLGNALNQGTARGSAIGFKLDSLLKLTDTRAKNNKITLMHYLCKVLADKLPELLDFYKYLASLEPASKIQLKFLAEEMQAISKGLEKVVQELSISESDGPISDSFRKILKEFLRFAEAEVRSLASLYSGVGRNVDALILYFGEDPARCPFEQVVSTLLNFVKLFKKAHGENCKQLENEMKKAAENEKSKLKESERLLQKPVESGSVK
- the LOC126682946 gene encoding formin-like protein 13 isoform X2, coding for MALFRKLFYRKPPDGLLEICERVYVFDYCFITDAWQEENYRSYMSGIVGQLKEHFPDASFLAFNFREGDTPTQLANILSDFDMTIMEYPRQYEGCPLIKMELIHHFLRSGESWLSLGHNNLLLMHCERGGWLVLAFMLAALLIYRKQYSGEQKTLDMIYRQAPRELLHLLSPLNPLPSQLRYLQYVSRRNVASEWPPLDRTVTMDCIILRFIPNFDGHGGCCPVFRIYGHAPSDESANVGCLTPRKGKNIRAYKQTECELVKIDINCRIQGDVVLECVSLNDDMEHERMMFRAVFNTAFIRSNILILNRDEIDILWDAKDHFPKDFRAEILFSEMDAADSIVAVDFPRIEEKEGLTEEEFYKVHEMFNSDDWYSSDIALNVLQGASNILQEKLEADLQQGRQNSPLSPRSPQSLERSPRKRRERKKRTAFDSEIKSFMLSAQQIESVHSPKSSTDFNADIVEETKDKDIQSGLQVTIQSDKCERPHQLSLDSTTRLLSDNVASFGSPEFYDKISSTYTLNQNLPGDRTEPVDSSSVNFSPSKHPLGPVVNSSASNSLPPSISKTVDPLLAKETKTYIGDKCQLSSERSQPTSKNQSTMLVPPSPPIKLPIPPPLSPVGENDAIKCEPPTPPPPPTPPLKENLAVRVRPPPPPPPPLCSVQVASLTVSSLAPPPPPPPFNSSRAPSAPPPPSSAPPPPSFAPPTPAPPFSSPSSTKGRLSRTISSRSHQTKKLKPLHWLKLTRAVHGSLWEEAQKCGEASKAPEIDMSELETLFSASISSSDNGKKSNMRGSLGQKVDKVQLIEHRRAYNCEIMLSKVKVPLNTLMGSVLALEDTALDMDQLENLIKFCPTKEEMELLKGYTGEKEKLGKCEQFFLELMQVPRVESKLRVFSFKMQFHAQVSDLRNSLNVVNSTAEEIRNSAMLKKVMQTILSLGNALNQGTARGAR